A part of Neodiprion pinetum isolate iyNeoPine1 chromosome 4, iyNeoPine1.2, whole genome shotgun sequence genomic DNA contains:
- the dnc gene encoding 3',5'-cyclic-AMP phosphodiesterase isoform X11, whose protein sequence is MVRQASSRVETGNVKDSSRYLNYLRTLADLAAMAGIVAVQFKRMLNKELSHFSESSKSGNQISEYICSTFLDKQQELDLPSLRIEDAVAATANVDVRAVKKKDRVQRGPAAMSHISGVKRPLTHTNSFTGERVPLHGVETPHEEQLGKLLSDIDKWGIDIFRIGELSNNRPLTCVAYTAFQSRDLLKSLAIPPKTFVTFMMTLEDHYVKDNPFHNSLHAADVTQSTHTLLNTPALESVFTPLEITAALFAATIHDVDHPGLTNQFLINSSSELALMYNDESVLENHHLAVAFKLLQNEGCDIFVNMTKKQRQTLRKMVIDMVLSTDMSKHMSLLADLKTMVETKKVAGSGVLLLDNYTDRIQVLENLVHCADLSNPTKPLPLYRKWVGLLMEEFFLQGDRERDQNMDISPMCDRHSATIEKSQVGFIDYIVHPLWETWADLVHPDAQDILDTLEENRDWYQSMIPPSPPPAEQQQLASEQQSDDRIRFQVTLEEGDESGETGEGGGETDENAGEAGM, encoded by the exons atggtgcGCCAAGCAAGCAGTCGGGTTGAAACTGGAAACGTGAAGGACTCTTCGAGATATTTGAACTATCTCAGAACATTGGCAGACCTCGCAGCCATGGCTGGGATCGTCGCTGTTCAG tTCAAGAGGATGCTGAACAAGGAGTTGTCACATTTTTCGGAATCTTCAAAGTCCGGAAATCAAATTTCCGAATACATCTGCTCCACCTTCTTAG ACAAGCAGCAGGAGCTGGACCTCCCGTCTTTGCGAATCGAAGATGCGGTCGCAGCCACAGCAAACGTCGATGTCCGAGCCGTCAAGAAGAAGGATCGCGTCCAGAGGGGACCGGCGGCAATGTCACACATCAGCGGCGTAAAGAGACCGCTGACACACACGAACAGCTTTACCGGGGAGCGCGTCCCCCTTCACGGCGTCGAGACGCCCCACGAGGAGCAGCTTGGAAag CTACTATCCGACATCGACAAGTGGGGCATTGACATCTTCAGGATAGGCGAACTCAGCAACAACCGTCCCTTAACCTGCGTAGCCTACACCGCTTTCCAAAGCCGTGATTTGCTCAAATCCCTCGCCATACCCCCCAAGACGTTCGTCACATTCATGATGACGCTTGAGGACCACTACGTGAAGGACAATCCCTTCCATAACAGCCTCCATGCAGCCGATGTCACTCAATCCACCCACACTTTACTCAACACACCGGCGCTTGAG TCAGTTTTCACACCTCTTGAAATCACCGCAGCTCTCTTCGCCGCGACGATTCACGACGTGGACCATCCCGGATTGACGAACCAGTTTCTCATCAATTCGA GTTCGGAGTTGGCTCTGATGTACAACGACGAATCGGTCCTGGAGAACCATCATTTGGCGGTCGCGTTCAAGCTACTTCAGAACGAGGGCTGTGACATATTCGTTAACATGACAAAGAAGCAGCGACAAACGTTGAGGAAGATGGTAATCGACATGGTCCTGTCGACGGACATGTCTAAGCACATGTCGTTGTTGGCTGACCTGAAGACCATGGTCGAAACGAAGAAGGTGGCCGGTTCCGGAGTGCTGCTGCTCGATAACTACACGGACAGGATCCAAGTCCTGGAGAACCTCGTGCACTGCGCAGACCTCTCGAACCCCACGAAGCCGTTGCCGCTGTACCGGAAGTGGGTCGGTCTTCTTATGGAGGAGTTCTTCCTCCAGGGCGACAGGGAACGCGATCAAAACATGGACATCAGCCCGATGTGCGACCGGCACAGCGCAACGATCGAGAAGTCGCAAGTCGGTTTCATCGACTACATAGTACATCCGCTCTGGGAAACGTGGGCGGACCTCGTTCATCCCGATGCCCAGGACATCCTCGACACCCTGGAGGAGAACCGCGATTGGTATCAGTCTATGATACCTCCCAGTCCGCCACCCGCCGAACAGCAACAACTCGCCTCCGAGCAGCAATCCGACGATAGGATACGGTTTCAAGTGACCCTGGAGGAGGGCGACGAGTCAGGAGAGACGGGCGAGGGTGGCGGTGAGACGGACGAGAACGCCGGCGAAGCTGGAATGTGA